Part of the Antedon mediterranea chromosome 6, ecAntMedi1.1, whole genome shotgun sequence genome, TCTCCCTCTCTGACATAGTCAACACTCTTAGATTTTTAAACTCGTAACCAGCCTCTTTCAATGCTTTGTATCGTCTATTAAGTGTGTCCACACTGAAAGAAAACACTCTTGGCTGTTGCTGTATTTGTTGTAGAGTAAAGCCCACTTCTTGAAGCATATCGGCTTTAGCCTGTAAAACATGTGGCTGAAAGTTTATAAACTTTGGGTATCTGGTGATTAAAGTCGCAGTGTCTGTATCATCAAGGCTAAATAAATTTTGAACGAAATCAAACTTTGCTTGAATGTAGTGAGGGTAAACACGTAGTGTTTCTGGACAGTAGCGTACCACAGTGTACAATGCTTTATCAGTGAAGCCGAGAGATACTAAAAATGCTATGTTCCTGACAATCTCCCCGGGACTCCTGATGAACACCTTTGGACTTGACATGAACATACTCCGAAGcatttttctttcaatttctTCATCCATTGGAAAATGCACTTTAAGAATATCaagaatttgaacacatacAGCTTCGACGCCGTTTCTCTTACGAGAGAAAGTACTCGGATAATAGTATAAAATTATTGCTATTTTCTTCCTAGACACTTGAAGATTTTCGGCGTATCTCACATTGCCTTTTATAGTCTCGACAGGAACGCTGAAAAATCGAGGAGCACGACTAATAACGTCACAGACTTGCTCATTGGTCAAACAGTATTTCTTTAGTAAGTCTACGTGATCTTTTAGATGATCTAGCGACCGTGATAAAAGCATGGGTTGTCTTGATACAATGCTCTGAATGGCTTTATCATCGAGATTAAGATTACGGAAAAAGTGAATACTGTTCTGAATTTGATTGAGGTTTTGCTTCATTGTCGTTGGGCTTTTGTCCTCAATTCGTTTTGTGTCAAACCCCAAGTCATATAGATATGCTTTGGTGGTTTCATTTTTACGTTTTTCTAAATTAGATACATCTTTGTCAGTTGAATTATTTCGTTGATAGCAAGTCCTATGACAGGACAGTAGCATTCCATTGCTGTTTAATTGTACTGAATGTGTTAAACgaataattatatttgttcGATCACATGCAGTTACGTTCACATTTACAAAATGACAAGATAGTGTTCTTGGATGCAAGAAATGTGCCAAATTTGGCATTAACCTGAATGTTTTTGACATTTTTGGTTCACCACATAGTCATGGTAActctaaaaaagaaaaacagtaacattaataaatgaaaagacTGTATACCATATTTATCGGAATAAATGCCTGATTCGAGGGGAGGGTTTACTAAAAATGATGTtatatgggggggggggggggtgcgtttCTTTAATGGAGGTGTTTATTCAAAGAGGAGTATTCTTTACTCCACCACGGTGAGAATTAAGTACAAGTAACAAATTAATAACATTGTCATTGactttgttattttaatgttgctGAATACAAAGTTAAACTACTATCtaactgtataaaataaaaaatatgtttaaggccctagcctactaggcttaacatttataattcactttataatactaaatagtgcAGACAGGACCtgctagtactagcctaggcctagtcttttGTTGGATAGAAAACGGGCAAAAGTGCAATATTTCACCGGTAATGAACTAACCAGACGGAGTAGAGGCAGGCCTACACGATCGAGAGCGCTGGGGATTTCCAGGACTGGTACGGTAAAAACACTAGCTAGGCTACTGCAGATAAAACAATTAGGCTTAGGATTGTTTAGGATAAAGATATGTATTGTAGACAAACTACTTACATTACAAATCCAATTTGGTGGTTCACATTTTTACCGTAAAACCAAAGATAGTCTAGGTAGGCCTAAACTGTCCGGCCGACTGGGGTCGTAAATTAAGGCCATGGAGCGTCATAGATGCCTTCATGTAAGTATGGTTCACCAATTAAACTATGAATCTATTGCAAGAATAGATATACATTTGAAAACTATTTTGTTCTTTTGTAAGTTTCCACAAGGGGTGGGTACAAAACTGCATTAGGGCCATGTTagtatttgttaaaaaataattgatttacaaTTATGGTCTTTCTATACAAAAGGCGTTTCATAAACTTCTGCATAAACTTTAGGTCCAAAAATCCGAGAGAGTGGTGGCGCTCTAGAAATAAACACGTCGCACAAAAACAACATAACACACAGCATGCAACAAAATGACCAACATGATGATgtctaaaattgaaataaacttCACTCGTTTGCTTGCCCAATGTGAAGTTATGGTTTCAGAAAAGAAACAAGGAGACTGGAGATTAGAAAAGGTAATTTTGCCTACCGAGCCTACGCCTAACTTTACACCAGTAGTACCTAGCTAGCCCTACCTAGACTTAGGCGGCCTTAGCCTATGCCTAACCCATAATGACATAGATTGGATGGTAGCAGTGGGACGACATTTGGCGCGGCCCGAGACGGTTTGGCCCATTTAGGAGGTGTCAGCTTTaccataatataggcctactctacaTGTATAAATAAGCCTGCTTCAATGATATGGAGTTTATGCCTATTATCTATTTCTAGCTAGGACTAGAGTCGTTAATAATTGATGATAACGTAATTAACGGTTTTGTTTTACATTCTATGTCCCCCGGAATCTCATCTGTGAGGCCTAGATCTATACAATATGGCTAAACTAATATAATGTATACTTATGCATTGGGTTTTTTAATGCTCTCTGTTTTTTTCTTATAGTATGTTAAAGCCTTAGATCAACAATATACAGACTTAAAAAAGTCTATTCAGTAAGTGAT contains:
- the LOC140051584 gene encoding uncharacterized protein is translated as MSKTFRLMPNLAHFLHPRTLSCHFVNVNVTACDRTNIIIRLTHSVQLNSNGMLLSCHRTCYQRNNSTDKDVSNLEKRKNETTKAYLYDLGFDTKRIEDKSPTTMKQNLNQIQNSIHFFRNLNLDDKAIQSIVSRQPMLLSRSLDHLKDHVDLLKKYCLTNEQVCDVISRAPRFFSVPVETIKGNVRYAENLQVSRKKIAIILYYYPSTFSRKRNGVEAVCVQILDILKVHFPMDEEIERKMLRSMFMSSPKVFIRSPGEIVRNIAFLVSLGFTDKALYTVVRYCPETLRVYPHYIQAKFDFVQNLFSLDDTDTATLITRYPKFINFQPHVLQAKADMLQEVGFTLQQIQQQPRVFSFSVDTLNRRYKALKEAGYEFKNLRVLTMSEREIKNEVKNLESSTVVEC